Proteins encoded by one window of Silvimonas iriomotensis:
- a CDS encoding heme biosynthesis HemY N-terminal domain-containing protein yields MRILVWLIALFALAVGVTLFAQVNTGYALLFVPPWRVEISLNVFILLVLITVAVLYAVTRLVRELGGLPTRVKRYRERQAQDASMKLERESRIAFHEGRYQRAERLASEAYAASRTAEAIAVNGLLAARSAHAMRDYAKRDRYFSELKQKLTPQHLALAMTMAELYLDERRYADADIAIAEARAVSPKLTAAMRLELRLRQREDNPQAVLRLCEQLARTDALDAAQAARIRAQALLSLLASHALAGRELKNWWTKLSADDKALPQVTAAVVDQFSEQGAAQDARVIIEDTLAKQWSSDLVERYGRLDLPAEERVGQLQQAETWLVAHPEDSQLLLTLGRLCSARSLWGKALNYLEACLAVEKTAVAHAELAELLERLDRHDDAAKHYRAALELALSR; encoded by the coding sequence GTGAGAATTCTGGTCTGGTTGATTGCCCTGTTTGCGCTGGCGGTCGGTGTCACCCTGTTTGCCCAGGTGAACACCGGTTACGCCTTGCTGTTTGTGCCGCCGTGGCGCGTGGAAATTTCGCTCAACGTCTTTATCCTGCTGGTGCTGATCACGGTGGCCGTGCTCTATGCCGTGACGCGCCTTGTGCGGGAGCTGGGCGGCTTGCCGACGCGGGTCAAGCGTTACCGTGAACGGCAGGCGCAAGATGCCTCGATGAAGCTGGAGCGTGAGTCGCGCATTGCCTTTCATGAAGGCCGCTACCAGCGCGCCGAGCGCCTTGCCAGCGAGGCTTATGCGGCCAGCCGCACGGCAGAAGCCATCGCCGTCAACGGTCTGCTGGCGGCGCGTTCTGCCCACGCCATGCGCGATTACGCCAAACGTGACCGATATTTCAGCGAGCTCAAGCAGAAACTGACGCCGCAGCATCTGGCGCTGGCCATGACCATGGCCGAGCTGTATCTGGATGAGCGCCGTTATGCTGATGCCGACATCGCCATTGCCGAGGCCCGTGCGGTTTCGCCCAAGCTGACCGCCGCCATGCGCCTTGAATTGCGTCTGCGCCAGCGTGAAGACAATCCGCAAGCCGTGTTGCGCCTGTGTGAGCAACTGGCCCGTACCGATGCGCTGGATGCCGCCCAGGCGGCCCGCATTCGCGCTCAGGCGCTGTTGTCTTTGCTGGCCAGCCACGCACTAGCCGGACGCGAGCTGAAGAACTGGTGGACCAAATTGTCGGCCGACGACAAAGCCTTGCCGCAAGTGACCGCGGCGGTGGTGGACCAGTTCAGCGAGCAGGGCGCGGCGCAAGATGCACGCGTCATCATTGAAGACACGCTGGCAAAGCAATGGTCCAGCGACCTGGTCGAACGCTACGGGCGGCTTGATCTGCCGGCTGAAGAACGGGTCGGCCAGTTGCAGCAGGCTGAAACCTGGCTGGTGGCCCATCCGGAAGACAGCCAGCTGCTGCTGACGCTGGGCCGCTTGTGCAGCGCGCGCAGTTTGTGGGGCAAGGCGCTCAACTATCTGGAAGCGTGCCTGGCGGTAGAGAAAACCGCCGTGGCGCACGCCGAACTGGCCGAGTTGCTGGAGCGGCTGGATCGCCATGACGACGCCGCAAAGCACTATCGCGCGGCGCTGGAGCTGGCGCTCTCGCGCTAG